In Pseudonocardia sp. DSM 110487, the sequence CGGCGAGGCGGGGTCGACCCACTGCTTGCGGTAGTACTGCACACCGAGCCAGTCGCCGGGGTCGTTCTCGGTGAGCCCGTCGAGGTGCAGGTCGACGATCTCGGCCCGCATGCGGTCGCAGAACGCCCGGCACGTCCCGTCGTCGCGCGCGGGCGCCAGCAGCGGGAGCTGGACGGCCAGTCCTGGCCTCGACCCGCCCCGCCCGTCGCGCACGGCACGGACCGCGGCGTGGTGGGCGTCGAGCAGGACGCGCCCGGCCCGCCTCCACAGCACGGCGTTCGTGATCCCCGGCGGGTGGTAGCCCTCCAGGTAGCCGTGCAGCGCGACCATCTGCGGCTCGTTGATCGTGCAGACGAACGGCATCAGATCGCCCAGCTCGGTGACGACGCGGCGGCAGTAACGCTCGAACAGCGGGATCGCCTCGGGCCCGAGCCAGCCGCCCTGCGCGGCGAACCAGCGCGGCAGCGTGAAGTGGTGCAGCGTCACGAACCCGGTCAGTCCGGCGTCGGCCAGCGCCGTGAGCATCCGGCGGTAGTGCGCCAGTGCGCTCTGGCTGAACTCACCGGGCGCAGGCTCGATCCGGGACCACTCCAGGGAGAGCCGGTGGCAGTTGTGTCCCAAGGACTTCAGCAGTGCGAAGTCCTCCGCGTAGCGGTGGAACTGGTCGATGCCGTCGCCGGAGGACTCCCGCGCGGCCGATGCGGGGTCGTGCTCGAAATCCCACCAGTCGTTGTTGGTGTTGCCGCCCTCGACCTGGTGGGCCGCGGTGGCGGCGCCCCAGAGGAAGCCGGCAGGGAAGTCGGCGTCGGTGGCGGTCACACGGGCTCCTAGTGTCGGTCTCGGCGACCTTATGTCCCGTTGGGACATAAGACAACCCGCTGGGACCTTTCTAGGATGCATGCGATGACACGGTCAGCGAGGTTGGTGCCGTCCGAAGGCCTGTTCCTCGTACTCGGCCTGCTCCGGGCGGCGGGCCCGATCACCCGCGCCGAGCTCGCCCGGCGCACCGGCCTGAGCCGGAAGGTCGTGACGCAGCGCGTCGACGAGCTCATCGCGAGCGGGTTGGTGGAGGAAGGTGAGATCGGCCGGTCCACCGGTGGCCGGGCCCCGCGCGAGGTCCGGTTCCGCGCCGGTGCGGCGCACGTGCTCGTGGCCGAGCTGGCCGCGACGAGCGTGACAGTGGGGCTCGCCGACCTCGGCGGCACCATCCTCACGGAGATGCACGAGGACGCCGATCCGGCGGCGGGCCCGGACGCGACCCTCGGGCGCGTCGAGGAGCTGTTCGACAAGCTCCTGGCGGCGCGTCCCCCGCAGCGCCCGCCGCTGCGCGGCATCGGCATCGGCATCCCGGGACCGGTCGCGATCGCCACGGGTCGCCCGGTCGGGGCGTTGTCCGTTCCCGAGTGGGCCGACTACGCGGTCCGCGACCGGCTCTCGACCCGCTACGACGTGCCCGTTCAGGTCGACAACGACGCCAACCTGATGGCGCTCGGCGAGCTCCGCGCGGGGCTCGCGAAGGGGCACGACGACGTGCTCTTCATCAAGGTCGGGCGCGGGATCGGTGGAGCCGTCATCTCCTCGGGTGCCCTGCACCGCGGAGCCGAGGGATTCGCGGGCGAGTTCGGGCACGTCTTCGTCTCCGCCGATGTCGAGGACGCGTGCTGGTGCGGGCACACCGGATGCCTCACGCAGGTCGCGGGCGCACGGGCGATCGGGCGGCAAGGTCATCGGGCGGCCGTCGACGGCCGCAGCGCCATACTCGCAGCCATCAGGGGGCAGGGGCGTGCCATCGGTGCGCGCGAGGTCTTCACCGCGGCCGCGGCGGGCGACCCCGTGAGCGCCGAGATCCTCACGCGGGCAGGTGAGGCGCTCGGTGCGGTGAGCGCGGCGCTCGTCAGCGGGCTCAACCCGTCGCTGGTGCTCGTCGACGCCGGTCTGGTGAGCATCGACGACCCGTTCATGTCCGCGTTCCGCGCGACGGTCCTCGAACGCTCGCTCCCGAGCGCGGCGCGGCGCCTGCGGTTCGCCATCTCGTCGCTCGGCAACTCTGCCGGGCTCGTCGGCGCCGCCTTCGTCGTCGTCGACGAACTGCTCTCGCCCCGCCTGCTCGGCAGGTAGCACCGGGCGCCGAGTCGCGCGGGCGTGGTCGGCGGGTCGCTGGTCGTGGCACGCTGACGGCCACGCTCCGTTCGAGATCGGATGGGTCCCAGCTTGCCGGTCGATCCGCACGCAGTGCCCAGCGACGTCGACGCGCGCTGGGCTCGTGGTGTGCAGGTCGGCGATCAGACCACGCAGATCAACTATTTCCTCGATCGTCCCCGACCGGTCTCCTGGCCGGTACGGGTCGGTGTGATCCCGCCCCTCGCCGACGGCCACCAGCTACGAGCTTCTCCGACACCGCTCACCGAGAACGCCCCGACCGTGGTGCTGTCCGGGCTCGGCGGGGTCGGCAAGACGCAATGGGCGGCCGAGCTCGCCCGAGCAAGGGCAGCGCAGGTCGATCTGCTGGTGTGGATCACCGCGTCCAGCAGGGCGGCGATCATCGAGGGCTACAGCCGCACCGCGGTGGAACTGGGCCACCACCACGGCGACGCGCAGGCCGAGGCGTCGTGGTTGCTGACATGGCTGCAGGGCACCGACCGGACGTGGCTGATCGTCCTGGACGATCTCGCGGATCCGGTCGACCTGCGGGGACTGTGGCCGGACGGGCCGGGTGGCCAGACCCTGGTCACCACGCGGCGCGCCGACTCCGCGCTGTCGACGCGCCGACGGCACCGGATCGACGTCGAGACGTTCACCCCGGAGCAGGCACGGCGCTTCCTGATCGACCGGCTCGGGCTCGATCCCAGTTCCGAGCTCGGCGATGTCGACCTGCTCGCGGCCGACCTCGGGCATCTCCCGCTCGCGCTCGCCCAGGCGGCATCGTTCATCGCCGACCGGGGCGAGACCTGTGCCGGTTACCTGCGGCGTCTGGCCGATCGGCGCCGCGTGCTGGCCGACCTGTTCCCGCCCGACGCGGTGGCCGACGACTACATCAGCACCGTCGCCGCGACCTGGCTCCTGTCCGTGGAGGCCGCCGACCGGCTACCGCCGCGTGGGCTCGCCCGACCCCTGCTCGAGCAAGTCTGCGTGTTCGACCCGAACGGGTGCCCGAGCGCCCTCGTCACCTCGTTCGCCGCCGATCAGCTCGCCATGACCGTCCGGCCCGGGGCGCCGGCTGACGATCTCCGGGATGCTCTGCGGAACCTGGTACGTCTGAGCCTGGTTTCCCTTGGGCAGGGAGACGGGACGGACGTGATCAGGATCCATGCGTTGGTCCAGCGGGCGACGCTGGACGGCGTGGACCCGCAACGGCGAGCCGACCTGGTCCGTGCGGGGGCGCGTGCGTTGGTCGCGATCTGGCCGGAGATCGACCGCGACGCCGAGTACGCCCGGATGCTGCGAAGCAATGCCACTGCCGTTTTCGAGCGGGACGCCGGCGCCGTGTGGGCCGGACACGACGAGCGGCAACTGCTGTGGCGGCTCGGCCGCAGCATCGGTGAATCCGGCCAGTACTCAGCAGGCATCCGGCACTGGGAGATGGTCAGGGATGAGGCCGAGCGTCGATTCGGTGGGGATCATCCCAGCACGCTGTCGGCGCGGTGGAACCTCGGTGAGTGGCTCGGCGAGGCCGGCAGGCATGCCGACGCCGTGGCCGTGCTCGAGAAGGTGGTCGCCGACCAGCAGCGTGTACTGGGACCCGAACACCCCGACGTCCTGCACAGCCGGGGCGGCCTGGTGCTCAATCGCGGGTCGAACGGTGATCCCGCCGGGGCCGCCGCCGCGTTCGAGGAGTTGCTGCGCGACTGCATCGAGCATCTCGGTCCGGACGATGCGTTCACCCTGACCACCCGCTACAACGTGGCCAGCTGGCGCGGGGAGGCGGGCGACGTGGCCGGCGCACTCGCCGGGACCGAGGAGCTGCTGGCCGACCGGCTGCGGGTGCTCGGCGCCGACCACCGCCACACCCTCTTCAGCCGCGCCGGCCTCGCCGATTGGCGCGGAAAGGCCGGAGACCACGACGGGGCGATCCGGGAAGCCGAGCAGCTGGTCCGCGAGTCACGGCGGGCGCTCGGCGCCCGCCATCCCCAGACCCTGGCCGCCCGGGGCATGGTGGCTTGGTGGCGGGGTGAGTCGGGGGACGCGGCAGCAGCCATCGACACACTCACCCCGCTGCTCGCCGAGGCCCGACACGCCCTCGGGGGCGATCACCCGGTGGTCCTCGGGATAGCGCACAACCTCGTCGTGTGGCGCGGCGAAACCGGAGACTTCTCCCGCGGCGTGGCCGAGGCCGAGGTGCTCCTCACCGACAGCACGCGGGTCCTCGGCCCGGAGCACCGGCTCACGCTGGAGACGCGTCACCGGCTTGCTGAATTGCGCGGCCGGGCAGGCGACGTCACGGGCGCGATCACCGGCGCCGACCAGCTGCTGGCCGACGCGACCCGCGCGCTGGGCCCCGATCACCCATTGACCTGGAACACCGGAGAAACGCTCACGTACTGGAACCAGCACGCGAACACCGCGGAATCCGAGCCGTCCGGCAGCGGACCGGCCACGGCATGATGAGCGGCAGTTGTTCGACGAGGGCGGGGGCGGGGCTCATGGATCCGGTGTCGTTGATCGTGGGCGCGTTGACGGCGGGCGCGCTCGCGGCGTTGGAGGGCACGGCCTCCACCGCGGTGACCGACGCGTACAACGGGCTGAAGGCGCTGGTGAGCCGCCGCCTGTCCGGGCGCGGTGCGGGAGAAGTGGCGCTGGCCCAGCACGAGTCGAAGCCCGAACAATGGCAACCCGCCCTCGAGGCCGAACTGGTCGAGACCGACGTCGCGGCCGACGCCTCGGCCGTGCAGGCGGCGCAGCGGCTGATGGCGCTGCTGGACGCGGCCGGTACCGCGGCAGGCAAGTACACCGTCGATCTCCGCGGCGCACAGGGCGTGCAGGTCGGCGACCGCAACACCCAGACCAACACCTTCGGAACATCGTCCTGAAGCGATCGCGTCGGCTTTCGCTGGTGGCGATAACCGATGCCCGGCACGCGGCCCCAGACCTAGCGTGACCCGCATGACGTCACCGATCACGGGCACGGCCGCCGGAGTGCCGTTCACCGCGCTGCCGCCCGCCGGCGACGGCCCCGCGCCGTTGATCGTCACCTGGCACATGCTGGATGCGCCGCGGTCGGACGCCGCGTTCGCCGCCGCGTTGCCGATGAACGGACTGCCCGCGTGGCGGGTGCACCTCGGCATGCCGATGTGTGGGGCGCGCATGGTCGACGGCAGCACGGACGCGATCGTGGCGCTGTTCCAGAAGGACCCGCTGATGTCCTTCCTGCATCCGTTCGTCCGGCAGGCCACCGAGGAGTTCCCGGCCGCGCTGGCGTCGATCCGTGCCCAGCTGCCGGTCGGGGACGGCCCGATCGGCGTGCTCGGCGGCTCGCTCGGAGGGGCCGTCGCGCTGCGGATCCTCGCCGACACCGAGATCCCGGTCTTCGCGGGCGCCGTCGTGAACGGTGCCATCAGGATCCGGTCCGTCGTCGACCTGTTCCCCGGCGACTACCCGTACGACGCCGAGTCCGAGGAGATCGTCGACGCCCTGGACGTCGTCGCCGATGCGGGCCGCATCGCCGCCCGAGCGCCGCTGCTGGTCGTCAGCGGCGAGCAGGACCACCCTGCGCTGCGTGCCGATGCGCTCGACCTCGTCGACGCGATGGGGGATCGGGCCGAACTGCTGTCGATCCCGGGGCTGGCGCATCCGCTCGCCGACGAGCCAGGGATCGAGCCCGCGCCTCAGCTGCCACCGGCCCGCGAGGTGGATGCCGGCCTGGTCGAGTGGTTCCGGCGCCACCTCGCGCCGGCCTGATTCAGGATCGCGGCGTCGAGAGCTGCCTGACCAATCCTCCCGTCGGGGTTCACCCGGGTGGCTGGGAGCCAGCACGTTCGGGTCACGCTGCGAGTGATCCGGCGCGCGGCGGCGGAGCCGGCCATACGATCACGTTCACCGACGACGTGAACCGTCGTCACCGTGAGCGGTTCGGCCATCCGCTCGTCACGAGTCCCCGCCTGCACCTCCGATGACGGGAGAGCCATGCCCGAAACCGTTCCACCCGGTGTTCACGTCCCCCGTCCGCGTCGCGTCGGGTAGCGCCGTGCCGGACCTCATCTCGCCCATGGCCCTGGTCGCGACCGCCGTGCTGGCCCTCCAGCCCGCTCCGGTGCCGGCCGCGGTGTCCACACCCGACCCGTGCGCGATCGTCGTGGCCGCCGGGGTCGGCGGGTTGCTGGATGCGGTACGGCCGCCGTGCCTGCCGCCGGTGATCCCGGAGGCCGAGCCGCCGCGCACGCAGGGCTCCGCCGACCGGCCGGGAGACCTCCTCGATCTCGAGAACTGGTTCCTCACGCTGCCCATCGGCCCCGACGGCGACCCGGACTCGATCGACCAGCCCGAGCTGCTGGACTACCGCAGCGAGTGGTTCGACCTGACACCGGACGGCACCGGTGTGGTGTTCCGCGCCCCGGCAGGCGGCGTGACCACGAAGAACAGCAAGTACCCCCGTTCGGAGCTGCGCGAGATGAACGGGGAGGACAAAGCGGCGTGGTCCAACACGGAGGGCACCCACACGCTCGAGACCCGGCAGGCGATCACCGAGGTACCACGCGCCAAGCCCGAGGTGGTGTCCGCCCAGATCCACGACGGCGGCGACGACGTCCTGCAGATCCGGCTCGAGGGCCCGACCCTCGTCGCCCAGTACGACGACGGGCGAGAACAGATCGTCATCGATCCGGCCTACCGGCTCGGCACCCCATACGACCTGCGGGTCGAGGCGGCGAACGGGCGGATCATCGTCTTCTACAACGGCGAGCAGCGCGCGGAGATCGAGCGCAGCGGGAGCAGCTGGTATTGGAAGATCGGCGCCTACACGCAGTCCAACCCGGAGCGGGGCGAGGACGCCGACTCCGAGGGCGTGGTGGTGGTGTACTCGCTCTCGATCGAGCACCGGTGACGCCGGGCGGCTGAGCCCGAATCGTGAAGCGATGTTGGGCCGCGCTCGGTTCGGCTGCTCCGCCGCGTGATGCTGCACCCCGAGCTAGACATGCACGAGTACGCATGT encodes:
- a CDS encoding glycoside hydrolase family 1 protein, encoding MTATDADFPAGFLWGAATAAHQVEGGNTNNDWWDFEHDPASAARESSGDGIDQFHRYAEDFALLKSLGHNCHRLSLEWSRIEPAPGEFSQSALAHYRRMLTALADAGLTGFVTLHHFTLPRWFAAQGGWLGPEAIPLFERYCRRVVTELGDLMPFVCTINEPQMVALHGYLEGYHPPGITNAVLWRRAGRVLLDAHHAAVRAVRDGRGGSRPGLAVQLPLLAPARDDGTCRAFCDRMRAEIVDLHLDGLTENDPGDWLGVQYYRKQWVDPASPWLFADPPAGFARTQMGWAVYPDGLRQMLHRAAATGLPLYVTENGIATEDDTERLDYLESHLAAVTQARAEGADVRGYIHWSAFDNFEWSEGYGPKFGLIAVDRDKDFTRVPKPSAYAFARIAATGRIATLRAT
- a CDS encoding ROK family transcriptional regulator gives rise to the protein MTRSARLVPSEGLFLVLGLLRAAGPITRAELARRTGLSRKVVTQRVDELIASGLVEEGEIGRSTGGRAPREVRFRAGAAHVLVAELAATSVTVGLADLGGTILTEMHEDADPAAGPDATLGRVEELFDKLLAARPPQRPPLRGIGIGIPGPVAIATGRPVGALSVPEWADYAVRDRLSTRYDVPVQVDNDANLMALGELRAGLAKGHDDVLFIKVGRGIGGAVISSGALHRGAEGFAGEFGHVFVSADVEDACWCGHTGCLTQVAGARAIGRQGHRAAVDGRSAILAAIRGQGRAIGAREVFTAAAAGDPVSAEILTRAGEALGAVSAALVSGLNPSLVLVDAGLVSIDDPFMSAFRATVLERSLPSAARRLRFAISSLGNSAGLVGAAFVVVDELLSPRLLGR
- a CDS encoding tetratricopeptide repeat protein codes for the protein MGPSLPVDPHAVPSDVDARWARGVQVGDQTTQINYFLDRPRPVSWPVRVGVIPPLADGHQLRASPTPLTENAPTVVLSGLGGVGKTQWAAELARARAAQVDLLVWITASSRAAIIEGYSRTAVELGHHHGDAQAEASWLLTWLQGTDRTWLIVLDDLADPVDLRGLWPDGPGGQTLVTTRRADSALSTRRRHRIDVETFTPEQARRFLIDRLGLDPSSELGDVDLLAADLGHLPLALAQAASFIADRGETCAGYLRRLADRRRVLADLFPPDAVADDYISTVAATWLLSVEAADRLPPRGLARPLLEQVCVFDPNGCPSALVTSFAADQLAMTVRPGAPADDLRDALRNLVRLSLVSLGQGDGTDVIRIHALVQRATLDGVDPQRRADLVRAGARALVAIWPEIDRDAEYARMLRSNATAVFERDAGAVWAGHDERQLLWRLGRSIGESGQYSAGIRHWEMVRDEAERRFGGDHPSTLSARWNLGEWLGEAGRHADAVAVLEKVVADQQRVLGPEHPDVLHSRGGLVLNRGSNGDPAGAAAAFEELLRDCIEHLGPDDAFTLTTRYNVASWRGEAGDVAGALAGTEELLADRLRVLGADHRHTLFSRAGLADWRGKAGDHDGAIREAEQLVRESRRALGARHPQTLAARGMVAWWRGESGDAAAAIDTLTPLLAEARHALGGDHPVVLGIAHNLVVWRGETGDFSRGVAEAEVLLTDSTRVLGPEHRLTLETRHRLAELRGRAGDVTGAITGADQLLADATRALGPDHPLTWNTGETLTYWNQHANTAESEPSGSGPATA
- a CDS encoding S9 family peptidase, with translation MTSPITGTAAGVPFTALPPAGDGPAPLIVTWHMLDAPRSDAAFAAALPMNGLPAWRVHLGMPMCGARMVDGSTDAIVALFQKDPLMSFLHPFVRQATEEFPAALASIRAQLPVGDGPIGVLGGSLGGAVALRILADTEIPVFAGAVVNGAIRIRSVVDLFPGDYPYDAESEEIVDALDVVADAGRIAARAPLLVVSGEQDHPALRADALDLVDAMGDRAELLSIPGLAHPLADEPGIEPAPQLPPAREVDAGLVEWFRRHLAPA
- a CDS encoding polysaccharide lyase family 7 protein, yielding MFTSPVRVASGSAVPDLISPMALVATAVLALQPAPVPAAVSTPDPCAIVVAAGVGGLLDAVRPPCLPPVIPEAEPPRTQGSADRPGDLLDLENWFLTLPIGPDGDPDSIDQPELLDYRSEWFDLTPDGTGVVFRAPAGGVTTKNSKYPRSELREMNGEDKAAWSNTEGTHTLETRQAITEVPRAKPEVVSAQIHDGGDDVLQIRLEGPTLVAQYDDGREQIVIDPAYRLGTPYDLRVEAANGRIIVFYNGEQRAEIERSGSSWYWKIGAYTQSNPERGEDADSEGVVVVYSLSIEHR